The following are encoded in a window of Narcine bancroftii isolate sNarBan1 chromosome 2, sNarBan1.hap1, whole genome shotgun sequence genomic DNA:
- the LOC138753040 gene encoding uncharacterized protein gives MGTRYRVQEGTEGLQALKTPQTHQRFGPGAQVADGSNRLWEQWRRIHGHSLTLKGLVFVSLSPTGNAQGRWTMLTATLFPLQQAEDEPAGPGRGSDAQGGNSGRASVPQKVGRWSCGGRDEGGEEDQERRGMMRGSTFGEQWTTRAPLGAVHALMTQHFKTPWSLHESCKEENENFIPFVTCSKMVNRCEGQAEPSPLCPPPLGTWGSGVDLEGLSQQGRPHLMEMYDKAPLPLLSGHAAERPDARLDASCPNSGLMLERLPSPRELYGRRRGRDRSHRQRPVLAVTCHLEELKRRQSCIDQLKALKWGGCRTQGLAAEAEESLTDQERQQNDCPGITDFPNSSDLEDREPFFHPRWSFGVQKQCPIPTGIWCPTTFSGEAEERLQVWGLAARPLDYRGILWREQWQQAEE, from the exons atgggaaccaggtatcgggtcCAGGAGGGCACCGAGGGGCTTCAGGCATTGAAAACTCCCCAAacgcatcagaggtttggacctggagctcaggttgccgatggatcaaacaggctgtgggagcagtggaggcgaatccatggacactcactgactctgaagggacttgtttttgtttctctttctccaacAGGCAATGCTCAAG ggcgCTGGACGATGCTCACGGCAACTCTCTTTCCCTTGCAGCAGGCGGAAGATGAA CCCGCCGGCCCTGGCCGCGGAAGTGACGCACAGGGCGGGAATAGCGGCCGCGCGTCAGTTCCGCAGAAGGTCGGAAGGTGGAGCtgtggagggagggatgaaggaggggaggaggatcAGGAGAGGAGAGGGATGATGAGGGGAAG CACCTTTGGGGAACAGTGGACAACCAGAGCTCCACTGGGTGCTGTGCATG CTCTGATGACTCAGCACTTTAAAACACCCTGGAGCCTTCACGAAAGCTGTAAAGAGGAGAATGAGAATTTCATACCATTTGTGAC GTGTTCGAAGATGGTGAACCGGTGCGAAGGCCAGGCTGAACCCAGCCCATTGTGCCCCCCTCCTCTAGGGACCTGGGGCAGTGGGGTGGATCTGGAGGGCTTGAGCCAGCAGGGGAG ACCTCATTTGATGGAGATGTATGACAAAGCTCCCCTGCCATTG CTGAGTGGTCATGCTGCTGAGAGACCAGATGCCAGATTGGATGCCAGTTGCCCAAACTCAGGCTTGATGTTGGAAAGACTGCCTTCCCCGAGAGAACTGTATGGCAGGAGGAGAGGCCGGGACAGGTCACACAGACAGAGGCCAGTCTTGGCCGTGACCTGTCACCTGGAGGAGCTCAAGAGGAGACAGAGCTGTATTGATCA ACTAAAGGCTCTGAAATGGGGAGGCTGCAGAACGCAGGGACTGGCAGCAGAGGCAGAGGAATCCTTGACTGATCAGGAGCGACAACAGAATGACTGTCCTGGCATCACAGATTTCCCAAACAGCTCCGATCTGGAGGATAGAGAGCCG TTTTTCCACCCCCGCTGGAGTTTCGGGGTTCAGAAGCAGTGCCCCATTCCGACAGGCATCTGGTGCCCAACTACTTTCAGTGGGGAAGCTGAGGAGAGGCTCCAGGTTTGGGGGCTAGCGGCACGGCCACTCGACTATAGAGGCATTCTCTGGAGAGAGCAGTGGCAGCAAGCTGAGGAATGA